In the Alkaliphilus oremlandii OhILAs genome, one interval contains:
- a CDS encoding protein-glutamate methylesterase/protein-glutamine glutaminase, giving the protein MGFNKKVRVLLVDDSAFMRKILTDIVNSTDTIEVIGVAKNGAEAINQVRSLNPDVVTMDIEMPILNGIEALKRIMKDQPVPVIMLSSLTSDGADTTLTCLDIGAVDFIQKPSSVFRINIDELKEELISKITTASRIDVKFKNKSIQKKDSKTSYSSNKLHFSKDRNKHNLIVIGTSTGGPRALQSVIPLLPEDLPASILIVQHMPPGFTKSLADRLNTMSSITVKEAEDGEKILPGHAYIAPGSFHLKIKEKQSHDIFLQLTKEDPVSGHRPSVDALFESVSKHVHKNIIAVVMTGMGSDGSRGVKKLKDNTECYVIAQDEASSIVYGMPRSAVNTGTVDDIVPLNEIANYILRKLGV; this is encoded by the coding sequence ATGGGTTTTAATAAAAAAGTTAGAGTACTTCTCGTAGATGATTCAGCCTTTATGCGAAAAATACTGACCGATATAGTGAACAGTACAGATACAATAGAAGTAATTGGTGTTGCTAAAAATGGGGCAGAAGCAATCAACCAGGTTCGTTCTTTAAATCCTGATGTTGTCACCATGGATATTGAAATGCCTATATTAAATGGCATAGAAGCGTTAAAAAGAATTATGAAAGATCAGCCTGTACCTGTTATTATGTTAAGTAGCTTAACGTCGGACGGAGCAGATACCACTTTAACTTGTTTAGATATTGGTGCTGTAGATTTCATTCAAAAACCTTCCAGCGTTTTTAGAATCAATATTGATGAATTAAAGGAAGAACTCATAAGTAAAATTACCACTGCTTCAAGAATAGACGTGAAGTTTAAAAATAAATCGATTCAAAAAAAAGACTCTAAGACTAGTTATTCTTCCAATAAATTACATTTCAGCAAGGATAGAAATAAACATAACTTGATCGTTATCGGAACTTCTACTGGAGGACCAAGGGCTTTACAAAGTGTCATTCCATTACTACCTGAAGATTTGCCTGCTAGTATTTTAATTGTCCAACATATGCCACCAGGATTTACGAAATCCTTAGCAGATCGATTAAATACAATGTCAAGTATTACTGTAAAGGAAGCTGAAGATGGCGAAAAAATTTTACCTGGCCATGCGTATATTGCTCCAGGAAGTTTCCATTTGAAGATTAAAGAGAAACAGAGTCATGATATCTTTCTACAACTAACGAAAGAGGATCCTGTTTCTGGACATCGACCTTCCGTAGATGCTCTCTTTGAGTCTGTATCAAAGCATGTTCATAAAAATATTATTGCTGTGGTTATGACTGGAATGGGTTCCGACGGTTCACGAGGGGTAAAAAAATTAAAAGATAATACTGAGTGCTACGTGATTGCTCAAGATGAAGCCAGCAGTATAGTTTATGGTATGCCAAGAAGTGCAGTGAATACAGGTACTGTAGATGATATTGTTCCTTTAAATGAAATTGCAAACTATATATTAAGAAAGTTGGGAGTGTAA
- a CDS encoding FapA family protein, giving the protein MTIYNNYIIAEGESYDAALKYGLEQLNLKQEQVQIEVLEEKKSFLFKRGFIKLKITPIQSDSLGEPKSNIGDPVVKRNNFALNYLPDGVYLNIIDNSQIDIKDIIDFLILKKVTNYEYDKIALCVEGKKIGMEKIAPYQEENFIDSMLEIRVSDDKLEASILLSEPLGGKYLSVDEIIEGLTQKGITYGIDEEKIHEICTHHIFNKWITIAQGKKAVHGKNASVIYLFEEEKESTTSVITDEGRIDYKNLNNIRNVNEGSLLLEIIPATEGTNGMTVYGKEIPSSKGKDIAIKKGKNIYESEDGLKIFASKDGEVHFVDGRIYVDEVKNIDGNIDNETGNIQFNGKVNIKGNVKSGFKVEAEGDIEIFGVVESAHLISNGNIIIHRGVQGNNQAYIYCKGSLHVKYLENANVVSGEDITADAILHSNVTTKGKVVVQGKKGLIAGGDIKAGKEVRANIIGSHMGTLTKIEVGINPDEKSRFESLKSEFMEIEKNMENSQKAVELLQKMARKQELNSGKQELLVKSLKTYNVLKTKYSDMAKELTEMSERFKESNNGKVHAAKVVYQGVKIIIGNVSRQIYDELATCTFYIKDGEVTFGPYEK; this is encoded by the coding sequence ATGACAATTTATAATAACTATATTATTGCTGAGGGAGAATCCTACGATGCAGCTTTAAAATATGGTCTAGAGCAACTGAATCTTAAACAAGAACAAGTTCAAATCGAGGTTCTAGAAGAAAAAAAGAGCTTTCTATTCAAACGAGGGTTTATTAAACTAAAAATAACCCCTATTCAAAGTGATTCTTTAGGAGAACCCAAATCAAATATAGGGGATCCAGTGGTAAAACGAAATAATTTCGCCTTAAATTATCTTCCAGATGGAGTTTATTTGAATATTATAGACAACTCACAAATTGACATTAAAGATATTATTGATTTTTTAATACTTAAAAAGGTTACCAACTACGAATATGATAAGATCGCTCTATGTGTAGAAGGTAAAAAAATAGGGATGGAAAAAATAGCACCGTATCAAGAAGAAAATTTTATTGACAGTATGCTAGAAATCAGGGTTTCTGATGACAAGCTTGAAGCCAGCATATTATTATCAGAGCCATTGGGTGGGAAATATTTATCGGTTGATGAGATCATAGAGGGACTCACTCAAAAAGGGATAACGTATGGTATTGATGAAGAAAAAATTCATGAAATATGTACGCATCATATTTTTAACAAATGGATTACCATTGCACAGGGCAAAAAAGCAGTCCATGGCAAAAATGCAAGTGTCATCTATTTATTTGAGGAAGAAAAGGAATCTACAACTTCAGTAATTACGGATGAAGGTAGAATTGATTATAAAAACTTAAACAATATACGAAATGTAAATGAGGGTTCACTTTTATTAGAAATCATACCAGCTACCGAAGGAACCAACGGGATGACTGTATATGGAAAAGAAATCCCTTCATCCAAAGGAAAAGATATCGCTATAAAAAAAGGAAAAAATATCTATGAAAGCGAAGATGGTTTAAAGATATTTGCATCGAAAGATGGCGAAGTTCATTTTGTAGATGGAAGAATATACGTTGACGAAGTTAAAAATATCGACGGAAATATAGATAATGAAACTGGGAATATCCAATTCAATGGGAAAGTTAACATCAAAGGCAATGTAAAATCTGGATTTAAAGTAGAAGCTGAAGGAGATATAGAAATCTTTGGCGTAGTGGAAAGTGCCCATCTAATATCCAATGGAAATATCATTATACATAGAGGTGTGCAAGGAAATAATCAGGCTTACATTTACTGTAAAGGGAGTCTACATGTAAAATATCTCGAAAATGCTAATGTTGTTTCTGGAGAAGACATTACGGCAGATGCTATATTGCATAGCAATGTAACGACAAAAGGAAAAGTTGTAGTTCAAGGCAAAAAGGGACTAATTGCGGGTGGTGATATCAAAGCAGGCAAGGAAGTCCGGGCGAATATCATTGGCTCTCATATGGGAACTTTAACAAAAATTGAAGTTGGAATTAATCCCGACGAAAAATCTCGTTTTGAATCCCTAAAATCAGAGTTTATGGAAATTGAAAAAAATATGGAGAACTCACAAAAAGCTGTGGAACTATTGCAGAAAATGGCAAGAAAGCAAGAATTAAATTCTGGAAAGCAAGAACTATTAGTAAAGTCCTTAAAAACATACAATGTACTAAAAACAAAGTATTCAGATATGGCAAAAGAGTTGACGGAGATGTCAGAAAGATTCAAAGAATCTAACAACGGAAAGGTCCATGCGGCTAAAGTGGTTTATCAGGGAGTAAAAATAATCATTGGTAATGTTTCAAGACAAATCTATGATGAATTAGCTACATGTACATTTTATATCAAAGATGGTGAAGTTACATTTGGACCCTATGAAAAGTAA
- a CDS encoding chemotaxis protein CheD, with the protein MQMITKVGMADMNITKDPGVITTLGLGSCVGIVLYDQAVKVAGLVHIMLPNSKQIKNNENKAKFADTGIELLLQKMIEQGCSKSRIIAKIAGGSQMFSFQTNNDVMKIGERNVVATKEILQQLKIPLLAQDTGGNYGRTIEFNSNNGKLLIKTIGHGVHEI; encoded by the coding sequence ATGCAGATGATTACTAAAGTAGGGATGGCTGATATGAATATAACGAAAGATCCTGGCGTTATAACCACACTTGGACTAGGCTCCTGTGTTGGTATCGTCCTATACGATCAGGCTGTGAAAGTGGCTGGTTTAGTTCATATTATGTTACCCAATAGTAAACAAATCAAAAATAATGAGAATAAAGCTAAATTTGCAGATACGGGGATAGAGTTATTATTACAAAAAATGATAGAGCAGGGCTGCAGCAAATCTAGAATCATCGCTAAGATCGCAGGTGGAAGTCAAATGTTCTCATTTCAAACAAATAATGATGTGATGAAAATTGGTGAACGAAATGTAGTGGCTACGAAAGAAATTTTACAGCAATTGAAAATACCTTTACTTGCACAGGATACAGGAGGGAATTACGGAAGAACAATTGAATTCAATTCAAATAACGGTAAACTACTTATAAAGACGATAGGCCATGGCGTACATGAAATTTAA
- the frr gene encoding ribosome recycling factor, whose translation MKMEIHKNLEEKMNKTINALKDELASIRAGRANPAMLDRIVVEYYGSPTPIKQIAAITAPEPRIISIQPYDGSALSSIEKAILQSDLGVNPSNDGKLIRIIVPQLTEERRKELTKVAKKTSEDAKVVLRNERRNANDRLKKMQKDNEITEDELKTAQDEVQKITDKFIKMVDELTEKKEKDIMEV comes from the coding sequence ATGAAAATGGAAATTCATAAGAATCTTGAGGAAAAAATGAATAAGACGATTAATGCTCTAAAAGACGAATTAGCCAGTATTAGGGCTGGAAGAGCGAATCCAGCGATGTTAGACAGAATTGTTGTAGAATATTATGGATCACCAACTCCTATAAAACAAATTGCTGCTATCACAGCGCCAGAGCCAAGAATTATTTCAATACAACCTTATGATGGTTCCGCTCTTAGTAGCATTGAAAAAGCAATTCTTCAATCAGATTTGGGTGTTAATCCTTCTAACGATGGAAAATTAATACGCATTATAGTGCCACAACTGACCGAAGAAAGAAGAAAAGAACTGACTAAGGTGGCAAAGAAAACTTCAGAGGATGCTAAAGTTGTTCTGCGAAATGAAAGACGTAATGCAAATGATCGTCTAAAGAAGATGCAAAAAGACAATGAAATTACTGAAGATGAACTAAAGACTGCACAAGATGAAGTTCAAAAGATAACAGATAAATTTATTAAAATGGTTGACGAACTTACAGAAAAGAAAGAAAAGGATATTATGGAGGTATAA
- a CDS encoding chemotaxis protein CheW, whose amino-acid sequence MSSVNQYVVFKLNNESYGLLIEYVETIEKLTEITRVPGTADYISGVINLRGDVVPVVDLRKRFHLENNRDFEDNRIIVLAFDEMKVGILVDSCSEVVNLDNNQIDEVYDLINSFEEGYIQGIGKFNERMIIIVDIPKLLINSVNG is encoded by the coding sequence ATGAGTTCTGTAAATCAATATGTTGTGTTTAAATTAAATAATGAAAGCTATGGTCTACTTATAGAATATGTGGAAACCATTGAAAAATTAACTGAAATAACTAGGGTGCCAGGTACGGCGGATTACATAAGTGGGGTCATTAATCTGAGAGGTGACGTAGTTCCTGTAGTGGATCTTCGAAAAAGATTCCATCTGGAAAACAATCGGGACTTTGAAGACAATCGAATTATCGTTCTAGCCTTTGATGAAATGAAGGTTGGAATTCTTGTGGATTCTTGCTCAGAAGTTGTTAATTTGGATAATAATCAAATTGATGAAGTTTATGATTTAATCAATTCTTTTGAGGAAGGGTATATTCAAGGGATTGGTAAGTTTAATGAAAGAATGATTATTATCGTAGATATTCCTAAACTATTGATCAACAGCGTAAACGGTTAA
- a CDS encoding chemotaxis protein CheA, with amino-acid sequence MDMNQYLEIFIEESKEHLQEMNSSLLYLEGNPEDINVLNEIFRVAHTLKGMSATMGYNNIAHLTHEMENVLDFIRKGNMKVTSDVTDVLFECFDKLESYVMSVETNNNEGNDSSIELVEKLKALKNGEVSEGEEDPVTIDSTDPMINHGQNLNIQLNEYVNNVVLTAIKDDLNVHLVKITLDESCMLKSARAYIIITTLEKFADLVHSNPSIEEIEDEKFGTSFEFVLITKHDANFIKGELSTISEVANIEINPIGKENIETTDRVSEVPEESKPILNTLENNRNVESLDVAKNKESEDTKNKKTKTAKTVRVDIDRLDNLMNLVSELIIIKTRLEDSGENRTKQNSNEAIEYLERITTNLHDAVMKVRMVPIERVFNRFPRMVRDLSKDLGKDINLIMSGEETEVDRTVIDEIGDPLIHLIRNSIDHGIESIEKRIELGKQRTGTVKLSAYPDGNTVVIEVEDDGSGINVEKVKEKALSRDLISYQESQLMDNKDIVQLLFAPGFSTAEQITDISGRGVGLDVVKTKIEALGGVVEADTTLGKGTKFIIRLPLTLAIIQALLVVVGDEKYAIPLNSIKEITTIEKNKIRKVQKKEVVLYRDSTLPILRLSELLNVPASTNSSAEEEEEDLTVVIVKKGDRDAGIIVDRLIGQQEIVIKSLGKYLSTIKSIAGATILGNGSVALIVDTNSFF; translated from the coding sequence ATGGATATGAATCAATATCTAGAAATCTTTATAGAAGAGTCGAAAGAACATTTGCAGGAAATGAATTCAAGTTTACTATATCTAGAAGGTAACCCTGAAGATATTAATGTGTTAAATGAAATCTTTAGAGTAGCTCATACATTAAAAGGGATGTCCGCAACCATGGGATATAACAATATAGCACATTTAACCCATGAAATGGAAAACGTTTTGGATTTTATTAGAAAAGGAAATATGAAGGTTACATCCGATGTGACTGATGTACTGTTTGAGTGTTTTGATAAACTTGAAAGTTACGTTATGAGTGTTGAGACTAACAATAATGAAGGTAATGATTCTTCTATAGAGCTTGTTGAAAAATTAAAGGCTCTAAAAAATGGTGAGGTATCTGAAGGCGAAGAAGACCCGGTTACAATTGACTCTACTGATCCTATGATCAATCATGGACAAAACTTAAATATACAATTAAACGAGTATGTAAACAATGTAGTTTTAACTGCGATCAAGGATGATCTTAACGTTCATTTGGTCAAAATAACACTGGATGAAAGCTGTATGTTGAAATCTGCAAGAGCCTATATCATTATTACCACCCTTGAGAAATTTGCAGACTTAGTTCATTCAAACCCTAGCATTGAAGAGATCGAAGATGAAAAGTTTGGCACATCTTTTGAATTTGTATTAATAACAAAGCATGATGCAAACTTTATCAAAGGTGAATTAAGCACTATATCTGAGGTTGCAAATATAGAAATTAATCCGATTGGTAAGGAAAATATAGAAACTACAGATCGTGTGAGCGAGGTTCCTGAAGAAAGCAAACCAATTCTAAATACGCTTGAAAATAATAGAAACGTAGAATCACTGGATGTGGCTAAAAACAAAGAAAGTGAAGATACAAAAAACAAAAAGACAAAAACGGCTAAAACAGTTCGAGTGGATATAGATCGATTAGATAATTTAATGAATTTAGTCAGTGAATTGATTATTATTAAAACAAGACTAGAGGATTCTGGAGAGAATCGAACAAAACAAAACTCAAATGAAGCAATTGAATACCTTGAAAGAATTACAACAAATTTACATGATGCAGTAATGAAAGTAAGAATGGTTCCAATAGAAAGAGTTTTTAATCGTTTTCCGAGGATGGTAAGAGATTTATCGAAGGATTTAGGTAAAGACATCAACCTCATCATGTCTGGGGAAGAAACAGAAGTTGACCGTACAGTTATCGATGAGATTGGAGATCCTCTAATTCACTTAATCCGTAATTCCATTGATCATGGAATAGAATCCATAGAAAAAAGAATTGAATTAGGAAAGCAAAGAACTGGAACAGTTAAACTTTCTGCATATCCTGATGGTAATACTGTAGTCATCGAAGTAGAAGATGATGGTAGCGGAATTAATGTGGAAAAGGTAAAAGAGAAGGCCCTCAGTAGAGATCTGATTAGCTATCAAGAATCTCAGTTGATGGATAATAAGGACATTGTACAGTTATTATTTGCACCAGGATTTAGCACAGCAGAGCAAATAACAGATATATCTGGACGTGGTGTTGGATTAGACGTAGTTAAAACAAAAATTGAGGCTTTAGGTGGTGTTGTAGAAGCAGACACTACACTAGGAAAGGGAACAAAGTTTATCATCCGCTTACCGCTTACATTGGCTATCATCCAAGCGTTGTTAGTTGTTGTGGGAGATGAGAAATATGCGATTCCACTGAATTCGATAAAAGAGATTACAACCATAGAAAAAAATAAAATTAGAAAAGTTCAGAAGAAGGAAGTTGTTTTGTATAGAGATTCTACGCTGCCAATATTAAGACTTTCTGAGCTGCTGAACGTTCCAGCTTCTACTAACAGTTCAGCTGAAGAAGAAGAAGAAGATTTAACTGTAGTCATTGTTAAAAAAGGAGATAGAGATGCTGGAATCATTGTAGATCGGTTAATAGGCCAGCAAGAAATTGTAATTAAATCTTTAGGAAAATATCTTTCTACAATAAAATCTATAGCAGGGGCTACAATTTTGGGTAATGGATCTGTAGCACTTATCGTAGATACGAATTCATTTTTTTAA
- a CDS encoding FliA/WhiG family RNA polymerase sigma factor, with the protein MEDIKTLWHNYKNNNDSQAKALLIEEYIRLVKFIAGRLYISYGSNIEYDDLVSYGIFGLIDAIEKFDLNKQVKFETYAQIRIRGAIIDSLRSLDWVPRSIRQKSKKIEEAYSSLENKLGRSATDVEVSEALDISVKELQEILLNTASFNVISLEEVIFEVGLIGNTAEEQLTEDLICRRETYNNLKDTIVQLPERERQVISLYYYNNLTYKEIGKVLDISESRVSQLHSKAISRLKSKLTSNSPN; encoded by the coding sequence ATGGAAGATATAAAAACTCTATGGCATAATTACAAAAATAATAATGATTCTCAGGCGAAGGCATTACTGATAGAAGAATACATAAGATTAGTAAAATTTATTGCTGGGAGATTATATATATCTTATGGCTCTAATATTGAATATGATGATTTGGTTAGTTATGGTATTTTTGGACTAATAGATGCAATTGAAAAATTTGATTTGAATAAACAGGTGAAATTTGAAACCTATGCACAAATACGCATAAGAGGAGCCATTATTGATAGCTTACGAAGCTTGGATTGGGTACCTAGGTCTATTCGGCAAAAGTCAAAGAAAATTGAAGAAGCGTATAGCAGCTTAGAAAACAAACTGGGTCGTTCAGCTACAGATGTAGAAGTATCTGAAGCGTTGGATATTTCGGTAAAAGAGCTACAGGAGATACTTCTAAATACAGCTTCATTTAATGTAATTTCCTTAGAAGAGGTTATTTTTGAGGTGGGTTTAATAGGAAATACAGCAGAAGAACAATTAACTGAGGATTTAATTTGTAGGCGTGAAACTTACAATAATCTGAAAGATACTATAGTACAACTACCTGAAAGAGAAAGACAGGTTATTTCATTATATTACTATAATAATTTAACTTATAAAGAGATTGGAAAGGTTTTAGATATATCTGAGTCTAGAGTATCACAGCTTCATTCTAAAGCGATTTCGAGACTGAAATCTAAATTAACTTCGAATAGTCCTAATTAA
- a CDS encoding chemotaxis protein CheC → MNISIEDLNNLHLDALREIGNIGAGNAATALAGMINKKIDMSVPSVRILDFNDVCAVLGGEENVVSGVYFEIEGDMEGNIMFLLDLKSAKILTNILMGREDETDILDDMDRSALQEIGNILSGAYISSLSSLTNLNIKISIPSLCIDMAGAIISVPAIQFGYIGDKVLFIETVLHDGGDKVKGNFFLIPETKSFETLLKSLGVYI, encoded by the coding sequence TTGAATATATCGATAGAAGATTTAAACAACCTGCATCTGGATGCATTGAGGGAGATTGGGAATATCGGCGCAGGTAACGCTGCAACAGCTTTAGCTGGAATGATCAATAAAAAAATAGATATGAGTGTCCCATCCGTGCGAATATTAGATTTTAATGATGTGTGTGCAGTTTTAGGTGGAGAAGAAAATGTTGTTTCAGGGGTATACTTTGAAATTGAAGGCGATATGGAAGGCAATATTATGTTTTTGCTGGATCTAAAATCGGCTAAAATTCTAACGAATATTTTAATGGGGAGGGAAGATGAAACGGACATACTAGACGATATGGATCGATCTGCGCTGCAGGAAATCGGGAATATCTTATCAGGAGCATATATCTCCTCTCTTTCATCTTTAACCAATTTAAATATTAAAATATCCATACCGTCCCTATGTATTGATATGGCCGGGGCTATCATCAGTGTGCCTGCAATCCAATTTGGATATATAGGAGATAAGGTTTTGTTTATAGAAACAGTATTACACGATGGTGGCGACAAAGTAAAAGGTAATTTTTTTCTTATCCCAGAAACTAAGTCTTTCGAAACTCTATTAAAAAGTCTAGGGGTGTATATCTAA
- the tsf gene encoding translation elongation factor Ts, translated as MDITASMVKELREKTGAGMMDCKKALTEAEGNMDRAVEVLRERGLAAVAKKSGRIAAEGLVESYIHGGRIGVIVEVNSETDFVAKNQEFKDFVKDVALHIAASNPQYVRREDVDPALVEKEKEILTKQALNEGKPEKIVEKMVEGRIDKFYKEICLLEQPFVKDPDVTVGDLLTEKISKIGENISIRRFTRYEVGEGIEKKEENFAEEVAKQMAQN; from the coding sequence ATGGATATAACTGCATCAATGGTTAAAGAGTTAAGAGAAAAAACAGGCGCTGGTATGATGGATTGTAAAAAAGCGCTTACAGAAGCAGAAGGAAATATGGATAGAGCGGTAGAAGTTCTTAGAGAACGTGGACTAGCTGCCGTTGCAAAAAAATCTGGTAGAATTGCTGCAGAAGGTCTAGTTGAGTCTTACATACACGGAGGTAGAATTGGTGTAATCGTTGAAGTGAACTCTGAAACAGACTTTGTTGCTAAAAACCAAGAATTTAAAGATTTCGTTAAGGATGTTGCGCTTCATATTGCAGCTTCAAATCCTCAATATGTGAGACGTGAAGATGTAGATCCAGCTCTTGTTGAAAAAGAAAAAGAAATTTTAACAAAGCAAGCATTAAATGAAGGTAAACCAGAGAAGATCGTTGAAAAAATGGTTGAAGGAAGAATTGATAAATTCTACAAGGAAATTTGTTTATTAGAGCAACCATTCGTTAAAGATCCTGATGTTACTGTTGGTGATCTATTAACAGAAAAAATCTCTAAAATTGGTGAGAACATCTCAATTAGAAGGTTTACTAGATATGAAGTTGGAGAAGGTATTGAAAAGAAAGAAGAAAATTTCGCAGAAGAAGTTGCGAAACAAATGGCACAAAACTAA
- the pyrH gene encoding UMP kinase, whose protein sequence is MLEPQYKRVLLKLSGEALAGEKGFGLDPNVVTNIATQVKDIVNMGVEVAIVVGGGNYWRGRTGEGMDRTTADYMGMLATVINALALQDSLENLDVLTRVQSAIEMRQIAEPYIRRRAVRHLEKNRVVIFAAGTGNPYFSTDTTAALRAAEIEADVILLAKNVDGVYSADPSIDKTATKFNELTYIDVLKMGLKVMDSTAISLCMDNSIPIKVFGLEDPENIKKVIYGDKIGTYIYS, encoded by the coding sequence GTGTTAGAGCCTCAATACAAAAGAGTACTATTGAAATTAAGCGGGGAAGCTTTAGCAGGAGAAAAGGGCTTTGGATTAGATCCCAATGTGGTCACCAATATAGCAACTCAGGTAAAGGATATTGTAAATATGGGGGTTGAAGTAGCTATTGTTGTTGGTGGTGGAAACTACTGGAGGGGCAGAACTGGCGAAGGTATGGATAGAACCACTGCTGATTATATGGGGATGTTGGCTACTGTTATAAATGCTCTTGCTCTTCAAGACTCCTTAGAAAACCTGGATGTATTAACTAGAGTTCAAAGTGCCATAGAAATGAGACAAATCGCAGAGCCTTATATAAGAAGACGTGCAGTGAGGCATCTTGAAAAAAATAGAGTTGTTATATTTGCTGCCGGAACAGGAAATCCTTACTTTTCTACAGATACTACTGCTGCTCTCAGAGCTGCTGAAATTGAAGCGGATGTAATTTTATTAGCAAAAAATGTAGATGGTGTATATTCAGCGGATCCATCTATTGACAAAACTGCTACTAAATTTAATGAATTAACCTATATAGATGTCTTAAAAATGGGATTAAAGGTTATGGATTCAACAGCAATATCCTTATGTATGGACAATTCCATACCGATTAAGGTCTTTGGATTAGAAGATCCTGAGAACATTAAAAAGGTTATATACGGAGATAAAATAGGTACATATATTTATAGTTAG
- the rpsB gene encoding 30S ribosomal protein S2 yields MSVISMKQLLEAGVHFGHQTRRWNPKMGEYIFTERNGIYIIDLQKTVKKVEEAYSVMKDIATEGGTILFVGTKKQAQEAVEEEAKRSGMYFVNQRWLGGMLTNFKTIKKRIERLRELEKMEEDGTFEVLPKKEVIKLRHEQEKLEKFLGGIKDMTEMPDALFVVDPRKERIAIQEAHTLGIPVISIVDTNCDPDEVDYVIPGNDDAIRAVKLIASTMANAIIEGKQGVQTEA; encoded by the coding sequence ATGTCAGTAATTTCAATGAAACAATTATTAGAAGCTGGAGTTCATTTTGGACATCAGACTAGAAGATGGAACCCTAAAATGGGCGAGTATATTTTTACAGAAAGAAATGGAATCTATATTATAGATCTTCAAAAAACTGTGAAAAAAGTAGAAGAAGCTTACAGTGTGATGAAAGATATCGCTACAGAGGGTGGTACAATCTTATTTGTAGGTACTAAAAAACAAGCACAAGAGGCTGTTGAAGAAGAAGCAAAGAGAAGCGGAATGTACTTTGTCAACCAAAGATGGTTAGGTGGAATGCTAACAAACTTCAAAACAATCAAAAAAAGAATCGAGCGTCTTCGTGAATTAGAGAAGATGGAAGAAGATGGTACATTCGAAGTACTACCAAAGAAAGAAGTTATTAAACTTCGTCATGAGCAAGAAAAGCTTGAAAAGTTCTTAGGTGGTATTAAAGATATGACTGAAATGCCAGATGCATTATTTGTTGTAGACCCTAGAAAAGAAAGAATAGCTATTCAAGAGGCGCATACTCTAGGAATTCCTGTTATTTCTATTGTAGATACAAACTGTGACCCAGATGAAGTAGACTATGTAATTCCAGGAAATGATGATGCTATTAGAGCTGTTAAGCTGATTGCTTCCACTATGGCTAATGCTATAATTGAAGGTAAGCAAGGCGTTCAAACAGAAGCATAA
- a CDS encoding flagellar brake protein → MNIFSELKIGDKMSLDITQKYINQDVSSMLTTQLIDMDDYYLYISPPAYKGKKFSLMEGQLVNLFFYRKSGVYSFEAKVVKKINEELVTFVLEPTSSIERIQRRNYYRLPIVLPCVLKKQENDKVVEYSCVSKDLSGGGIKLICKQEINLDENIVVTIKIHEEQMIAIKGKVIRVVKGFEDNSYEISVEFKNVEGNHLDQIIAFIFEKQRLMRKKGLM, encoded by the coding sequence ATGAATATATTTTCAGAGCTTAAAATTGGAGATAAAATGAGTCTAGATATAACACAAAAGTATATTAATCAAGATGTAAGTAGTATGCTGACTACGCAGCTTATTGATATGGATGATTATTATTTATATATTTCACCTCCTGCTTATAAGGGGAAAAAGTTTTCTCTTATGGAGGGGCAATTGGTTAATTTATTTTTTTATCGAAAAAGTGGAGTGTATTCCTTTGAAGCAAAAGTGGTAAAAAAGATTAACGAGGAGCTTGTCACTTTTGTACTTGAGCCAACAAGCAGTATAGAGAGGATTCAAAGAAGAAACTACTATAGGTTACCTATCGTTCTACCTTGTGTATTAAAAAAGCAAGAAAATGATAAAGTTGTTGAGTATAGCTGTGTCAGTAAGGATTTAAGCGGTGGAGGAATTAAATTAATCTGTAAGCAGGAGATTAATCTAGATGAAAACATCGTTGTTACTATTAAAATACATGAAGAACAAATGATTGCTATAAAAGGTAAGGTAATTCGCGTAGTTAAGGGATTTGAAGATAACAGCTATGAAATAAGTGTTGAATTTAAAAATGTTGAGGGTAATCACTTAGATCAAATCATTGCTTTTATTTTTGAAAAACAAAGACTAATGAGGAAAAAAGGACTGATGTAG